One genomic segment of Mytilus galloprovincialis chromosome 5, xbMytGall1.hap1.1, whole genome shotgun sequence includes these proteins:
- the LOC143075970 gene encoding fibroblast growth factor receptor 2-like — MTQNENYHPYKSYDGTQPFVLPTIRIEPGPRRRLSSDLTMMSEYDLPLDKHWEFRREQLSLGEPLGEGAFGKVFKAETVGLNKAPTTAIAVKMLKEDATDRELTDLMQEMEVMKLIGCHENIINFLGCCTQNGKWCTLRVKNDLGPMGSTCCLLSILNVR; from the exons ATGACACAG AATGAGAATTACCATCCATACAAATCTTATGATGGTACACAACCATTTGTTTTACCCACAATCAGAATTGAACCTGGTCCAAGAAGACGCTTGTCATCTGATTTGACCATGATGTCAGAGTATGATCTCCCTCTGGACAAACACTGGGAATTTAGACGGGAACA gTTATCACTTGGTGAACCTCTTGGGGAAGGAGCATTtggtaaagtttttaaagcagaaaCTGTTGGTTTAAATAAAGCTCCAACAACTGCCATAGCAGTCAAGATGTTGAAGg aggaTGCAACCGATAGAGAATTGACAGATTTAATGCAAGAAATGGAAGTGATGAAATTAATAGGATGCcatgaaaatattattaatttcctgGGATGTTGTACACAAAATGGTAAGTGGTGTACTTTAAGGGTTAAAAACGATCTTGGTCCAATGGGCAGCACTTGTTGTCTGTTGTCCATATTAAATgtccgttaa